CAATGTATATGTCCTTTGAATGTCAATATAAACCATGCAACTCGTTTAAAAATCACTTTGAACAGGACCAAAAAATGCACATCTAAAATACTTTCACTAAGCATTGAATTAAGTTCTTTTGCCATGCCAAAAGACATTTTGCGTGAATGCTGGGGTGAAATTGTTTCCACAAATCCCATGGAATCAAAGACAGAACCTACAATGCATACTTCacgaggaaaacaaaacataaccACAAAAGTCTGTTGTTATACTTGATCACAAACTAGAAATCTTGAGTCAACCCATTGAAAAAACTAATTCAGCAAGTAGTGTGATATATCTGCAAAAATTTTCTTGTTCTGTCGTATTTTGACCTACCAAAGTAAGAAAAAAGTTCAAAAGTGATGAATTAACTAATCCTTCTCTACCACTATATAAACCATACTCATGCATCGTATACTATCATCAAACCAAAACCATTCCAACAACATCCCTTCCTCTCTTTACAAAATCTATCTATGGCCATTACCATATCTTTGGATTAACAACAACATTAATCTAGAAATTAATTTGTCCAGAGATATGGCTGCGTTTTCTGCTAATCAAGGGATAATCCTTCTACTAGCTATAGTTCTTACACTTTCTTACTCTTCCATGTTGGCATTTGGTTTTCCGACAATCAATGTTACAACTCCAGGTCATAGTTTCAACAACAGAAACAACAGACCCAGAACTATCAATGTCGGAGGTTCCCAAAACTGGCGCTTTGGCTTGAACTACACTGAGTGGTCCATCCACAACGGTCCTTTCTTCGTTAAGGACACCCTAGGTAACCAATTAAGCATGCTAGTTTCATTTACTCGCTTAAATATGTGCGCACACTCTAGATTGATAGATTAACCATATAAGTTTTGTTTTGTGTGTTGCTGCAGTTTTCAAATATGAGGCGCCAAATGCGACAACGCCTCCCCACAGTGTGTACTTGTTCCGTGACTACTGGAGTTTCCGGAGTTGCAACCTTAAGAGAGCCAAGATGGTTGGGAACTTGAATCAAGGAAGTGGCAAAGGATTCAAATTTGTTCTTCAGAGATTCCAGCCATATTTTTTCGCTTGCGGTGAACGTGCTGGTCTTCATTGCAATCTCGGTATGATGAAGTTTGCTGTTGTTCCTTTTCCTCGCTGGAATAATGGTTATTGATAAAAGGTTTTTGACGCGTCCGCATTCCCAATCATATAATCCTGGACTAGCAGGATGAAATTGATCATTATGGGTGAGTGGAGTTACCAAATAAGCGAGTcaagttctttcttcttcatgtTTTTGCTTGTGTTATGTTGTGTGTTTTTTGTTATCGTTTAAGCTTTTATTTTCGAAAGTATTACTATGATTTTATAAGTATCAATGTATTGAGATTTATAAACTATATTAATGAAAAAGAAGACTCCATTTTATTTCCTtaattctatatccaaaaactgaaaTTTGTCCACATCTCTTGACACTGGTATCAACTTTTATTACCAATGATCG
This is a stretch of genomic DNA from Papaver somniferum cultivar HN1 chromosome 1, ASM357369v1, whole genome shotgun sequence. It encodes these proteins:
- the LOC113296587 gene encoding uncharacterized protein LOC113296587, encoding MAAFSANQGIILLLAIVLTLSYSSMLAFGFPTINVTTPGHSFNNRNNRPRTINVGGSQNWRFGLNYTEWSIHNGPFFVKDTLVFKYEAPNATTPPHSVYLFRDYWSFRSCNLKRAKMVGNLNQGSGKGFKFVLQRFQPYFFACGERAGLHCNLGMMKFAVVPFPRWNNGY